The proteins below are encoded in one region of Coffea arabica cultivar ET-39 chromosome 4c, Coffea Arabica ET-39 HiFi, whole genome shotgun sequence:
- the LOC113738695 gene encoding auxin-responsive protein IAA1, with protein MSSDKSKVSPESYSSAMNFEETELSLGLPGGPRVQNCSRKRSLSGGADLRLGCSSSGQNETSDPTTIPPAKAQVVGWPPVKSSRRNMMKSSSKYVKVAVDGAPYLRKVDLEMYSGYQQLLAGLEGMFTCQTICNGANQKKLMDPANGMQYVPTYEDKDGDWMLVGDVPWKMFVESCKRLRLMKSSEAIELATRTPPNCSSTC; from the exons ATGTCATCCGACAAGTCTAAAGTGTCGCCAGAATCCTACTCCTCCGCCATGAATTTTGAGGAAACTGAGCTCAGCTTAGGCTTACCAGGTGGACCTCGAGTCCAGAATTGCAGCCGGAAACGGAGTCTTTCAGGAGGTGCTGATCTGAGACTGGGGTGTTCAAGTTCTGGGCAAAATGAAACCTCAGACCCAACAACCATACCTCCAGCAAA GGCACAGGTGGTAGGATGGCCACCTGTAAAATCATCGAGGAGGAACATGATGAAGAGTAGCAGCAAATATGTGAAGGTGGCAGTAGATGGAGCTCCATACCTAAGAAAAGTTGATTTGGAGATGTACAGCGGCTACCAGCAGCTTTTAGCCGGTCTGGAGGGCATGTTTACCTGCCAAACCATAT GTAATGGTGCGAATCAGAAAAAGCTGATGGATCCTGCCAATGGTATGCAATATGTGCCAACCTATGAAGACAAGGACGGAGACTGGATGTTAGTTGGAGATGTTCCTTGGAA AATGTTTGTGGAATCGTGCAAGCGATTGAGATTAATGAAAAGCTCGGAGGCAATTGAATTGG CTACAAGGACACCTCCAAATTGCTCGAGCACTTGCTGA